A stretch of DNA from Orcinus orca chromosome 3, mOrcOrc1.1, whole genome shotgun sequence:
TAACCACATCAGTTATGATCACTGTTGTATTTACAGcacaggcacatagtaggtgctcaatatgaATGAAGGGATGGTAATACCACTAGTTGACTTCAGTGATATAATTATTCTAATTGAATTATGGGTAAAGAGACACTAACTGGTGATATCAGAATAATGTAGGAGAATTTTTAATGCATTGGTGGGGGAAAAATGTTGCTTCAGTGCAAAGATATTGTAGCTAcgaatttaaaataattgcacTTGTAAACAATGTAAGGTTGCTTTGTTTAAGTATGCAGTTGATGTCAACATGGGTGTCTTAAAGTCTCTTCCCCAAATCACAGTCAGATGGAATGACAAAGAGTAAAGAGAaaatgacaaagagaaaagaTGTAAATACTAAGTCAAATGAGATTATACTCTGTGTTAAACTTCACATAATTACAAATTTATGCCAACTATTTATTAGcaaggaaaaaatggaagaaggcTCTTCTGACAAGAGAAAAGTTTTTCTAATAAAAGAGGCATATTTACAATGGGTAAGAAATATCCAGTACCTGCCACATGAAGCCAATAGGAAAATCCCAACAACTACCAGAGTGTCATTAGTCCATGCCCCCTTTACTTACAgaacaacaaaaattatatatttttggcacattatatataatattggcACATTACAATTATATTCCAGTTCACTCATGGATCCAACAGatttcaaaatggaaagacaaaaattctataagctaatttaaggaaaaatactACCTACTAAGCTTATATACTATTGCTTAAAGAGTACTTACAGAATTGTTTCAACTCAGTGTTGTGTTCATTTGCAAAATTAACAAGTAGAATCCATAATTAGAGACTGAGTTTCAGAATAAGCCACtgataaagatatatttttaacttttaaaacgtTTCATGTTATGAATTTTTTGGAGCATTATATATGAATTAATCTACATCAGGCTTTCCCATATTATTTACATGTTATAGCATTTCTCTCCAGTAGAGTTTTCATATGACTTtgaatgtattgggttggccagaaagttcattcttccgtaagatgttacggaaaatcccgaatgaactttttggccagcccagtatTTGTTAAGATAGGAAACTCTTGTATTTATCACTTATATCCAGTGTGCATTCTCATGACATGTTTATGTAAGGATGTGGGCCAATTAAAGGCTTTCCCACAATGCTTACATTCAAGaagtttctctccagtgtgaattcttTCATGGCTTCTGTATGAACTGGGTCgactaaaggctttcccacagtcTTTACACTTATACGGTTTCTCACCAGTGTGCATTCTCATGTGACCTCGAAAGGTTGTGCGGTAaatgaaggctttcccacattccttgcattcatagggcttctctccagtatgagttcTTTCATGTACTTGAACATAACTGGAACAACTGAAGGCTTTACCACATattttacattcatagggtttctctcctgtgtgagttcTTTCATGTATTCGAAATGAACTGGGACAATTAAatgctttcccacattccttacatttataAGGTCCATCTCCAGTGTGCGTCATCATGTGTCTTCGAAAGCTTGTGAGAGAAACAAACGCTTTCCCACATTTCTCacatttatagggtttctctccagtgtgagttctttcatgtatttgcaaACCTAAAGGAGAACTGAAGGTTTTCCCACATTGCTTACATTCGTAGGGTTTCTCTGCAGTGTGAGTCCGTTCATGTCTTCGAAATGAAGTGGGACAACTGAGGGCTTTACCACACTGCTTACATATATAGGGTTTTTCACCAGTGTGAGTTCTCACATGGACTTGAAAAGTGGTGAGCCAAtggaaggcttttccacattccttacattgataaggtttctctccagtgtgagttctTTCATGTGTTCGAAAGGAACTGGAACAACTGAAGGCTCTACCACACtgtttacattcatagggtttttctccagtgtgaGATCTTTCATGTATTCTATATGAACTGGGACAATTGAATGCTTTTccacattctttacatttatAAGGTCCAACTCCAGTATGTGTTATCATGTGTCTTTGAAAgcttccaagagaaatgaaggctttcccacattccttacagtcataaggtttctctcctgtatgagtTCTCTCATGTTTTCGAAGAGAACTGGGACAACTGAAGGCTTTACTACACtttttacattcatagggtttttctccagtaTGAGTCCTTTCATGACTTCGAAAGGAACTTGGACAACTGAGGGCTTTACCACATTGCTTACATTCATACGGTTTCTCCCCTGTGTgagttctttcatgtgtttgaaaGGTTTGATGATATcgaaaggctttcccacattgtTTACATTGatagggtttttctccagtgtgaGTCCGTTCATGTTTTCGAACAGATTGGCGATATCTAAATgatttcccacattccttacatttataGGATTTCTCTATACTATGATTACTTTCATGTTTCTGAAAAGGCTGGAGATAactgaaggcttttccacataCCTTACATTTATAAGGCTTCTTTCCACATTCCTGATACCTGGATGGTTTGGGTGCAGTGTGAGATCTAACGTGCCTATTAAAGGATGAACGACTCATGAGGACTTTTCCACACACACTGCACTCCCATGGTTTTACAGCAGTAGAATTCTTGTTCAGATTAAGATTTGGAATAAGGCTGATATTTTCGCCACACTGACTACCTTCTTCACTTTCACAGCATCTCTGTAATGTATggcttctgttaaaaaaaaattagaagcacACTGTTAATGATTTCTTTGTTAATGATTTTACAGTAAATATTAGTAttacatttttatcatttatcgGGAAAGTATTAGGTTTTTCTGCACCATGTAAGTTTGAAAGTGAATATACTGAATGCTCTACAAGAAAGCTCAACCATTGCTATTATCATAGTGATATTCATATATGCAGTCTCTGAATATGTTTTAAAGTAAACTATTTGGGAAACAATGAACATCCATGACAcagttaagaaaacatttttttggtaaaaattttctgagaataaataaatttgaagctGGGCCCTTTTGTGTCTACTTGTTTCTAAATTTCATGACATAAGAAGATTCTCTTGTGGGACACTGCTTTAAACTGTGAGTGCAACTCACCTCAGATTTCTTCCCTGGTTTTTGTACTGATCTTCAGTGTTATGGTCTTCCCATTTTTCCCCTGAAATGCCAAccaaaaagatcaataaattatAGGAAAATTATTATTTCACAGGTCTATGATGACCTCAAACTATGATTTACTTACCAAAGTATTCCCTTTCCCCATTCCACATCTTAGAACAACACTGATGGGCAGGAAACACTTGTTCTCTAATTGATTAAGTGAAGGAATGTCATCATCCTTACCTATTGAGGCCAGGTTCCTCAAGGTTTCCCGCATCACATCTCTGTAGAGTTTCTTCTGTGAAGGCCCCAGCAGAGCCCACTCCTCCAAGGTAAAGTTCACAGCCACATCCTCAAAGGCCACTGGGTCCTAAAACATCACAAATATGTGTACAGGAAGATGGGTGAGATGGACACAGTAGTGGGAATCTGTAGTCCATTCACAAGAAGTTCACATATGATGCtgttattgaaatatttattctgtgACTTGATCATCAAAATCCTTATTCTCTATATGACCACTTCCTCACATTCAACAGCATCATGTACACATGGAAATCATTTTTACTATGATCACTCAAGTCTTATCATTCTCTAACAGTAGGATCCAGAGCACGCTGGAGAAATGTGAACTCCAAATGAAAGAAGTATTTCCAGATCATCAACTCCTCGTAAGAAAAATCCACCTCCTTTAATACCCACCATATCTATCACATAGCACTCCATGAAACACAGGATCACATTTgcatgaggtgttttttttttttataacttaattttgggctgtgtcaggtcttcgttgctgcgtgcgggctttctctagctgcggcaagtgggggctactctttgttgtggtgtgtgggcttctcgttgcggtggtttctcctgttgcagagcacgaggctctaggtatgcgggcttgagtagttgtggcgcatgggtttagctgctctgtggcatgtgggatcttcctggaccggggcttgaacgcatgtcccctgcattggcaggtggattcttaacgactgtgccaccagggaagccccttgcatgaggttttaatggaaaaaaacacaGTGAACTGGAAGCTTTTTCTTCCATTCCCATCACCAAACGTGACAAGGACAGGAGACCTGTGGAAATCCAGCTTATCACTAGGCCCAGCTGGCCATATTGTCCTAAAGTACTCCAGGCTATCAGAAGTAGTCAGATGCAACTGGCTGAATAAAAATAATCTTGTGGAAAAGTATTAAGTTTAACTTGCCTGTAAAAATATTTGACAGATACTCAGTTACTCCTTTTTATCTCTCTCCTATTTCATGAGGCTAGGAAGCTATTCTGAAGTTAGTACTCAGGCATGAGAAAGAAGGCATGACAACTTAGACCTCCACAAAATCCCTATACTCAGAGTGGCTTCTCACCATCTTTAccacatatatgtgcatatactgAGAAGATAAATGCCAGAAGAGCATTTTCCGGCAAAACCATAACAGTGTACCCTGGACCTTGCTGACCTTGGGGAACTGAATAAGAATTGCAGTTTGCACCAGAGTCCACTGAAGACCACAATGGTTTGATGGTGAACGTGCCCATCATTATAAAACACAAAGGGTCCAGCAGTGCTTTCCtctaaaaaacataaaacttatCTTCTCCAATTATAggaggcagtgattctcaaccagcCACTTGAGAGGCTGCCTTTCCACTTCTCTCATTTCCATGCCTCCATGTGGTGCACAGGGACATGACAGCGCAACGTCTGGGCATAGGAACCACATAACTTCCCTAAATGCTGGTCTCTGTAAAAGATCACTAACCTACTGATGTCCACGTGCAGGGGACAGAGAAAAGGTTCCCACATAGTAATTACAATGGTAGAATTTATCTATTCAGttaaggaacagaaaaagaaatccccAGTTCTTGAGAAGTTTTTCTCACAGGAATCGATGgtcttaaaatggaaatatttatttgtgtagcatttctctaatttttccAATGTGCTCTGGACCCTACCATTAGAGAACAGTAAGACTTTAAGTGATCAtagtaaaaatgtataatttccaCATGTTCATGATGCTGTTAAATTTGTGAGGAAGTAACCACTTCCTGCTTGAGCTGCTTGCATCAGCTCTAATTACACTTTCTATGGTGTATCTGTAGCTCTTGCTCCTAACAATGTCCTACTGTGAAGTGTGCAGAAGAGAGTTACTAACAAGTCTGAGATCGCTGATTCTTAGGAATGCCTGCTCACCATGTTTGTCCTTTGTTGCTCTCTGGGAACTGGGATTTATGAGTGACCCCACCAACCTGATAAGAGTGGCTCAGTGTGTCTAAACTGTTTATGGTACATTATAAACGCTTTTCATTATGAGCGTCTGAACTTTCATTATGCTTAGGCAGAGTTCCTATGTGATCTGCTCCCCCAAATCACTCTGGGTATTGAGGCTCTAATGAGCTTCTCTGGAAGacaattattttatatgtgttgTCACAACCCGCTGCTTGTAGGCTTGAGCCCTTCCTATGTGATTACACTAGGAAAGACCATCTGGAAGTTTGCATCTGGCTCCCTCCAGAACAAATTTAATTCGGTACTAAAGAAGAATGAACGAGATATTTAATGATCCTCAtgggaaaaatttaaaatttttgttgggTAACATTAAAGGAgaatgagataaatgaaaatacaaaagatgTTTTTAGAAATAACCCAAACATCACTAAGATGTTACCTCTCCCAAAATATATCTCTAACAAAATGTTATCTAACTGGGAAAAACATTGTATTCCCCTGTATTCCATGGGCAATAGCCAATTCATTATAGATTGAAACGTGAAAGAAAAAACTGGGACACTTCTAGAAATCACAAGTAAATGCTTCATTGATCCAAAAATAGAACTTTCTCATTTAAGAGGAATAAGCcctagaagcaagaagaactacaatcctgcagcctgtggaacaaaaaccatattcacagaaagacaagatgaaaaggcagagagctatgtaccagatgaaagaacaagataaagccccagaaaaacaactaaatgaaatggagataggctatcttccagaaaaagaattcagaataatgatagtgaagacgatccaggacctccgaaaaagaatggaggcaaagatggagaagatgcaagaaatgtttaacaaagatctagaaaaattaaagaacaaactaacagagatgaacaatacaataactgaaatgaaaaatacactagaaggaatcaatagcagaatacccgaggcagaagaatgggtaagtgacctggaagacagaatggtggaattcactgctgcagaacagaataaagaaaaaagaatgaaaagaaatgaagacagcctaagagacctctggcacaacattcaactcaacaacatttgcattatagggatcccagaaggagaagagagagagaaaggacctgagaaaatatttgaagagattatagtcaaaaacttccctaacatgggaaaggaaatagccacccaagcccaggaagcacagagtcccattcaaattggcaaaaattaaagacaaagaaaaattattgaaagcagcaagggaaaaaagacaaaaaacatacaagggaactcccataaagttaacagctgatttctcagcagaaactctacaagccagaagggagtggcatgacatatttaatgAAAGGgcagaacctacaaccaagattacccagcaaggatctcactcacatttgatggagaaatcaaaagctttagagacaagtaaaagctaagagaacttagcaccaccaaaccagctgtacaacagatgctaaaggaacttaagtgggaaacacaagagaagcaaaggacctacaataacaaacccaaaacaattaagaaaatggtaataggaaatacatatcgataattaccataaacgtgaatggattaaatgctccaaccaaaagacacaggcttgctgaatggatacaaaaacatgacccatatataggctgtctacaagagacccacttcagacctagggacacatacagactgaaaatgaggggatggaaaaagatattccatgcaaatggaaatcaaaagaaagctggagtagcaatactcatatcagataaaatagactttaaagaatgttacgaAAGACaacgaaggacactacataatgatcaagggatcaatccaagaagaagacgtAACAATtatatattcacccaacataggagcacctcaatacataaggcaactgctaacagctctagaagaggaaattgacagtaacacagtaatagtgggggactttaacacctcacttacaccaatcaTTTGATCACTtacacagatcatccaaacagaaaattagtaaggaaacacaagctttaaatggcacaatagaccagatagatttaattgatatttatagaacattccatccaaaaacagtagattacactttcttctcaagtgcgcacagaacattctccaggatagatcacatcttaggtccacaaataaagcctcagtaaatttaagaaaattgaaatcatatcaagcatcttttctgaccacaacactatgagattagaagtcaattacagagaaaaaaatgtaaaaaacacaaacacatggaggctaaacgttattaaataaccaagagatcactaaagaaatcaaagagaaaatcaaaaaaatacctagagacaaatgacaatgaaaacacgatgacccaaaacctatgggatgcagcaaaagcaattctaagagggaagtttatagctatacaagcctacctcaagaaacaagaaaaatctcaaataaacaatctaaccttacacctaaaggaattagagaaagaagaacaaacaaaatccaaagttagtagaaggaaagaaatcataaagatcacagcagaaatcaatgaaatagaaac
This window harbors:
- the LOC101276194 gene encoding zinc finger protein 791 isoform X2, with protein sequence MDPVAFEDVAVNFTLEEWALLGPSQKKLYRDVMRETLRNLASIGEKWEDHNTEDQYKNQGRNLRSHTLQRCCESEEGSQCGENISLIPNLNLNKNSTAVKPWECSVCGKVLMSRSSFNRHVRSHTAPKPSRYQECGKKPYKCKVCGKAFSYLQPFQKHESNHSIEKSYKCKECGKSFRYRQSVRKHERTHTGEKPYQCKQCGKAFRYHQTFQTHERTHTGEKPYECKQCGKALSCPSSFRSHERTHTGEKPYECKKCSKAFSCPSSLRKHERTHTGEKPYDCKECGKAFISLGSFQRHMITHTGVGPYKCKECGKAFNCPSSYRIHERSHTGEKPYECKQCGRAFSCSSSFRTHERTHTGEKPYQCKECGKAFHWLTTFQVHVRTHTGEKPYICKQCGKALSCPTSFRRHERTHTAEKPYECKQCGKTFSSPLGLQIHERTHTGEKPYKCEKCGKAFVSLTSFRRHMMTHTGDGPYKCKECGKAFNCPSSFRIHERTHTGEKPYECKICGKAFSCSSYVQVHERTHTGEKPYECKECGKAFIYRTTFRGHMRMHTGEKPYKCKDCGKAFSRPSSYRSHERIHTGEKLLECKHCGKAFNWPTSLHKHVMRMHTGYK
- the LOC101276194 gene encoding zinc finger protein 791 isoform X1 codes for the protein MCLRFQDPVAFEDVAVNFTLEEWALLGPSQKKLYRDVMRETLRNLASIGEKWEDHNTEDQYKNQGRNLRSHTLQRCCESEEGSQCGENISLIPNLNLNKNSTAVKPWECSVCGKVLMSRSSFNRHVRSHTAPKPSRYQECGKKPYKCKVCGKAFSYLQPFQKHESNHSIEKSYKCKECGKSFRYRQSVRKHERTHTGEKPYQCKQCGKAFRYHQTFQTHERTHTGEKPYECKQCGKALSCPSSFRSHERTHTGEKPYECKKCSKAFSCPSSLRKHERTHTGEKPYDCKECGKAFISLGSFQRHMITHTGVGPYKCKECGKAFNCPSSYRIHERSHTGEKPYECKQCGRAFSCSSSFRTHERTHTGEKPYQCKECGKAFHWLTTFQVHVRTHTGEKPYICKQCGKALSCPTSFRRHERTHTAEKPYECKQCGKTFSSPLGLQIHERTHTGEKPYKCEKCGKAFVSLTSFRRHMMTHTGDGPYKCKECGKAFNCPSSFRIHERTHTGEKPYECKICGKAFSCSSYVQVHERTHTGEKPYECKECGKAFIYRTTFRGHMRMHTGEKPYKCKDCGKAFSRPSSYRSHERIHTGEKLLECKHCGKAFNWPTSLHKHVMRMHTGYK